A genome region from Thermodesulfobacteriota bacterium includes the following:
- a CDS encoding SEC-C metal-binding domain-containing protein, whose translation MSLQIMETEEGSRLTLQENGTTTVYGVSFDVCANPACACNTVDMILTPVADDHKTGQRIPARLVPIDLKGKKVADKGDVAKRGPERDFAKSVVKQMDDDDFRSLALYYLAVKQRRTETARPEDVDAWFEYEEIEEKGLLTAYRDILPYADPLLVTLSNERCVVLDLYCLRSSCLCTETVLSVYPAVRDGITTGKELGSYLVDYRKKTWQLADAAGAGKGWLDPQTARQAMEEQNPSIYEQMGKRHVRLAEIYRHCRRSQGMIEHKPAQSVKVGRNDPCPCGSGKKYKKCCLGK comes from the coding sequence ATGAGTCTGCAGATCATGGAAACAGAAGAAGGCTCCCGTCTGACGCTGCAGGAAAACGGTACAACAACGGTCTACGGCGTTTCCTTCGACGTCTGTGCCAATCCGGCCTGCGCGTGCAATACCGTGGACATGATCCTGACTCCCGTAGCGGATGACCACAAGACGGGACAACGAATCCCGGCCCGGCTGGTGCCCATCGATCTCAAGGGCAAGAAGGTGGCGGACAAGGGTGACGTGGCCAAGCGCGGTCCGGAGCGCGATTTCGCCAAGAGCGTGGTCAAGCAGATGGACGACGATGATTTTCGGTCTCTCGCCTTGTACTACCTGGCCGTCAAGCAGCGGCGGACCGAGACCGCCCGGCCGGAAGATGTCGACGCCTGGTTCGAGTACGAAGAGATCGAGGAAAAGGGGCTGTTGACCGCCTACAGAGACATCCTTCCCTATGCCGACCCCTTGCTGGTGACCCTGAGCAACGAGCGATGCGTGGTCCTTGACCTGTACTGCCTCAGAAGCAGCTGCCTCTGTACCGAGACCGTTCTGAGCGTCTATCCGGCTGTCCGGGATGGGATAACGACCGGCAAGGAGCTCGGCAGCTATCTTGTCGATTACCGGAAGAAAACCTGGCAGCTCGCCGATGCGGCCGGAGCCGGAAAAGGGTGGCTCGATCCGCAAACGGCCCGGCAGGCCATGGAGGAACAGAACCCGTCAATCTATGAGCAGATGGGAAAGCGGCATGTCAGGTTGGCCGAGATCTACCGCCATTGCCGCCGCAGCCAAGGCATGATCGAGCACAAGCCGGCGCAATCGGTCAAGGTGGGCCGGAACGATCCCTGCCCCTGCGGCAGCGGCAAGAAATACAAGAAATGCTGCCTGGGAAAATAG
- a CDS encoding SEC-C metal-binding domain-containing protein, giving the protein MPARVVSIDVKRKKVADQGTVTRRGPERDFARNLVKQLDEDDFRFLLSRYLAVKRQQTDLARPEDIDTWFEYEEIEKKGLLTPYRDILPYAELWPVTLNNERYVILDLYCLRNGCFCTETCLSVYPAVPDGVATGKELVCYVVDYRKKTWQLRDPTGVGKGWIDPQTARQAIEEQNPSIYAQMRRRHVRLTEIYSHCRRRQGGIGSRPAQTVKVGRNAPCPCGSGKKYKKCCQGKETE; this is encoded by the coding sequence ATGCCGGCCCGGGTGGTGTCCATTGATGTCAAGCGCAAGAAGGTGGCGGACCAGGGCACCGTGACCAGGCGCGGTCCGGAGCGTGATTTCGCCAGGAATCTGGTCAAACAGCTGGACGAGGATGATTTCCGGTTCCTGCTCTCCCGCTACCTGGCCGTCAAGCGGCAGCAGACCGACCTGGCCCGGCCGGAAGATATCGACACCTGGTTCGAATACGAAGAAATCGAGAAAAAGGGACTGTTGACTCCCTACAGGGACATCCTTCCCTATGCCGAGCTCTGGCCGGTGACCCTGAACAACGAGCGATACGTGATCCTTGACCTGTATTGCCTCAGAAACGGCTGCTTCTGTACCGAAACCTGCCTGAGCGTCTATCCGGCGGTCCCGGACGGAGTGGCGACCGGCAAGGAGCTCGTATGCTATGTCGTCGATTACCGGAAGAAGACGTGGCAGCTCCGCGATCCGACCGGAGTCGGAAAAGGGTGGATCGATCCGCAAACGGCCCGGCAGGCCATCGAGGAGCAAAACCCGTCAATCTATGCGCAGATGAGAAGGCGGCATGTCCGGCTGACCGAGATCTACAGCCATTGCCGCCGCCGGCAGGGCGGGATCGGGTCCAGACCGGCGCAAACGGTCAAGGTCGGCCGGAACGCCCCCTGTCCATGCGGCAGCGGCAAGAAGTACAAGAAATGCTGCCAGGGAAAGGAGACAGAATAA
- a CDS encoding metalloregulator ArsR/SmtB family transcription factor, protein MKAAAELFKVLSVDKRIEIIELLKANEINVNSLAEALRISQPAVSQHLRVLKAAGLVRDERQGNRIIYRLDEEALERCRQRLNRICTCGCQGAAGHGQGGGQCGHGPG, encoded by the coding sequence ATGAAGGCAGCGGCAGAGCTGTTCAAGGTGCTGTCGGTGGACAAGCGGATCGAGATCATCGAGCTTCTGAAGGCCAACGAGATCAACGTCAACAGCTTGGCGGAGGCACTCCGGATCTCCCAGCCTGCCGTGTCGCAGCATTTGCGGGTGCTCAAGGCCGCGGGCCTGGTGCGGGACGAACGGCAGGGAAACCGGATCATCTACCGGCTGGATGAGGAGGCCCTGGAGCGGTGCCGGCAGCGGTTGAACCGGATCTGCACCTGCGGCTGCCAGGGGGCAGCCGGGCACGGCCAGGGTGGAGGACAGTGCGGCCACGGCCCCGGGTAG